The following nucleotide sequence is from Methanolinea sp..
ATTGTTTGAATTGTTTTGGAAATGCCCGGGCCCCTTGCCCTTGAAACCAGATCGCGGGAAAAAAACGAGAGATTTTATTTCCGCTCCCGATCCCTTTCCGATGTGTTAATGCGAGGTTGCTTTCAATCGTATTTCCCCTTCAGCCCGGCCCACCCGGTAAACCCGCAGTAGATACATCCGATCCCGTCACAGTGGCGGCACTTCCGGGCAGGGCGCTTCACCAGGACTTTACCGGTGCGGTCGCAGTAGATGCAGCCGATGCCTTCGCAGTGGCAGCAGGTCGCTTCTGTATAGATATCCGATTCTTCTGTCATGGTCTCTCCAGAAAGCTTCCTGCCCTGGCACGTTAAGGGTTGTTACTGATGCCAGGTCCAGGGATGGATTCGGGCCTCGTGTCCGCCCCCTCCAGTTACTCTCTGCCAAGGACGGCTCCGCGGTCTGCCTGGGCAACGGTCTCTGCATACCGGGCAAGAACGCCGCTGATCGGCTTTGCTTTTGGGGTCCAGAATGAGCGTCTTCGTTCAAGCTCCGCCCTGGGGAGGATGACATCAAGCGTCCGTTCATGGAGGTCGATTGCAATAGTGTCTCCGTCATGGACGAGACCGATCGGGCCGCCAGCCGCTGCCTCAGGGGTGACGTGGCCGATGCAGGGGCCACGGGTCCCTCCCGAGAACCGCCCGTCCGTTACTAGCGCGACTCTGGTGTAACCGAGCCCCATCAGCGCCGAGGTCGGAGAGAGCATCTCCGGCATGCCGGGACCGCCACGGGGGCCTTCGTACCGGATCACGACCACGTCGCCTTCCCTGACATGGCGTGAAAGGATTGCTTCCATCGCTTCCTTCTCCCCGTCAAAGACCTTTGCGGGACCACGATGCGTCCACATATCGCGGGAGACAGCTGCCGACTTGATCACCGCGCCACCCGGTGCGAGGCTCCCCCGCAGAATGCGTAGCCCGCCCGCCTGGCTGATGGGAGAGTCAATGGTCTGGATGATCGATGGAGCAGGGACCGGTGCGGACCTGGCAATCGACCTGATGCTCTCCCCGGATACGGTCGGAGTATCGGAAAGCTCCCGTTCGAGTGCTTTGAGGACGGCCGGTATGCCGCCCGAACGATGGAGTGCGGCCATCGAATGCGGTCCTGCCGGTTGCATGTGACAGATATGCGGAATCCGCGAGCCGATCCGGTTAAACGCCTCGAGGTCGAGTGGCACACCTGCTTCATTGGCGATTGCTATCAGGTGGAGCACCGTGTTCGTGCTGCCGCCAAGGGCCATATCAACCCGGATGGCGTTCTCGAGGCTATCCCGGGTAATGATATCGCGGGGGCAGATGTTCTCCTGCACAAGGGAGAGTACCCGTTCTCCCGACAACCGGGCGATCCGGAGTTTATCGGCATCGACCGCCGGGGAAGCAGCACAGCCTGGAAGCGACATCCCCATCGCTTCGGTCATGCAGGCCATGGTATTTGCCGTGTAGAGTCCCTGGCAGCTCCCGCACCCCGGCATGGCACACCGTTCCAGGTCTGCAAGGCTTTTTTCATCAAGAGATCCGCCTGCAACCCGGCCCACTCCTTCGAATACATCGATGAGCGAGAGGTCTTGCCCTTCCGCGTAACCCGGCAACATCGGCCCTCCGGTCACCACTACAGACGGGATATTGATCCGTGCCGCGGCCATCAGCATGCCAGGGACGATCTTGTCACAGGTCCCGACAAGGACAAGTCCGTCGAACCGGTGGGCCTGGGCCATGAGCTCGATGGAATCGGCAATGTTTTCACGTGAAGGGAGCGAGTAGCGCATCCCTTCATGGCCCATGGCGATACCGTCGCATACCCCGATGACCCCGAATTCAAAAGGTACGCCACCGCCAGCAGCAATCCCTTCCCTCACTTTCCCGGCAAGCGCCCGGAGGTGGATATGGCCGGGTACGATATCGTTCCAGGCATTTGCCACCCCGATAAACGGGCGTTCAAGTTCCCCCTGGGTAATCCCCAGGGCCCTGAGCAGCGCACGGTTCGGGGCCCTGTGGTAGCCCTTCTTTACTTCATCACTTCTCAAGACCGGCATATTCACACCTCGCTATCCAGGAGTATGTCCGTGATCGCTTTTATGACTTCCCGGAAACCGCCCGCCCATCCAACCAGGGTTACCTGGTGCCGGAGCCCCTCCCCATGCCCCCTGCCCAGGGTTCCACCGGCGGCTCTCATTTGACCACCGGATTGGCCTCATGCCCCATGGAAACCAGGCACATCTCCCCTGTGCAAGCATGGTTTTTCCCGGGCCATGGACCCATGGTCTGCCCTGACCCAGGTTCTCCGGGCCACCCCGCACACCTCCTGCGCTGGGGAAGTAGCAGGACTGCCGGGTCATCACCGTTTCAGGGATACCCCGTCCTGGCGCCCGGTTTTTCAGTTGGGCTACCGGTTACGGGCTGCGCTGACCAGGGACTCGGAAAATTCCGGCGAAAAATACGAGTGTGTATAGGTTCCAACGGCCTGGAACTCGGTGAGTCCGTCCCTGCCTTCCATGATACCTGTCCCCCGGTTAAGGGTGATGGCGAAGCGTGCATCACGGCCAGGTTCCACTGCTGAATAGTGGAACTCATGTCCCCGGATGGGAAGGCCAGGAACGGCCATCGCCGGTCCTCCGGTCCACTGCCCCTCCGAGTAGCCAAGCGCCTGGATACCCGCGGTCATGCGGGCACTGCCGGGGAGGATGCCGGCCATCCTGAAATCCGTCTCCCCAACCGTCATGGACTTGCAGAGGTACATGAGACCGCCGCATTCTGCATAGATCGGCATTCCCTTCTCCGCGGCCGACCTTATTGCCGTCCGGCAGGGCGCACGCTCAAGGGTAGCAGCATGGAGCTCGGGATATCCCCCGCAGAAATAGTATCCGTCCGCCTCAGGGAGCGGGTCACGCAGCGGAGAGAAGAAGGCGATTCGGGCACCTGCCCGCTCGAGGCATTCGATGTTGTCATGGTAACAGAAACAGAATGCTTCGTCCCGCGCCACACCGATTGTCACATCAGGAATAATGTGGCGCGGGCGAGCTGGAGCGGCCGGGAGAAAAGGAGCGGATCGGGCGATTTCAAGGATTCCGTCCACATCGCAGTGCTCAAGCACCACGTTCCCCGGGAGCGGGTCGGCTTCCAGCTCAAATGCCATCTTGAGACCCAGGTGGCGGCTCTCCATACCGAGTTCTGGGATGCGCGGGATGAAGCCCAGGGCGCGGATCGAGAGCCCTTCCTCGATCATGGCCCGGTGCCTGGGGCTTCCTATGCAGTTGAAGATCACCCCGGCCAAGTTGATGCCGGGCTCAAATGTACGGTACCCCTTGATGACGGCATGTGCGCTGCGGGACATCGCTCTAACGTCCACAACGAGCAAGGCCGGGGTCCGGAGAATGCGCATGACGTGGGCGGTACTGGCCATGGATGTTCCCTCGAGACCATCGTACATCCCCATGACACCTTCAATCACTGAGATATCGGCGCCAGCGGATGCGGCATGGAAGGTCGCGGCAACCCCGTCCTCCCCCATCATGAAGGGATCCAGGTTGCGGGAGATGCGGCCGCAGATCGCGGTATGGTGGGTCGGGTCGATGAAATCGGGGCCGACCTTGAACGGCTGGACCACAAGGCCGCTCCTGCGCAGGGCCTGCATTATGCCCCGTGACACGGTTGTCTTCCCGCACCCGCTGTGGGTACCGGCGATCATTATCCGGGGGATGCCGGCGGGTTTCCTGCGGTCGGGCAGCATGCTGAATGAATGGTGGATCGTAGAGGAATTTATGCCGACCGATTTTTACGCTCCTTTTCCATGGTTATGCGGGATAAATAAGCCGGGGGGGCACCTGTCCAGGATACCAGCAACTGCCCCGGTCCCGTCCTTTCCACGGCCGCCAGGGCCCGCGCTGCAAGCGGTACAGCTGTGATTATGTGAGGCAGCCTCCAAAGAATACCATTGCGTGATGGGTGATGGGTGAGAACGACCTGGACTACGAGACGCTTCACCTTGCCCGGTGGGATACCCGGTTCTGGGCCTGGCTGGTCGATTTTATCCTGGTCAGCCTGGTCCTGAACATATTCTCAAATCCCTTTCATTTCATCAGTGGGCTGTTCTCCTGGCATTATTTCGACTATTTTCTCCGGAGCCTGGGATTCCTGGTCTACTGGACAGCGATGGAAGGGGTATATGGGCAGTCGATCGGAAAGATGGTGCTGAACATCAAGGTCACCGACCGCGCTGGAAAGCCAGTCAGTTTCCAGAAAGCCCTGGTCGAAAGTCTCGGGAAATCGTTTATCCTCCCCATCGACTGCCTTATCGGGTGGCTCGGCATGCCGGGAAAAAAGCTCAGGTTATTTAACCGTGTCTCGGGTACCATCGTGGTCAAGACCGATTACCGGGAACCGGCGGGGATCCGGTACATTCGCGACAAGGAATAACCCACGATTCCCGTTTTGCAGGCCAGGCCTTCCGATCCGAACACGGCACGTGTAAAAACCGGCCGGTTTTCCGCAATGAGATGTGCAGCTCCCAGCGGCACACGTTCCAGCGGACCGGACCGGAAAAAAACCTGCGTTTCTCAACCGATACCCCACTGGGCCAGTGTGGTCCGGGATGGGTCGATGTCTGTCCATTTCCAGCCCAGCGCTTCGATGATCCGGGAGATCGGCTGCCGGAGGGTCTTTTCCAGCATCAGCTCCCAGTCTACCTGGAATTCTGGGGGAACCTGGTCGCCATACTCGAAGCAGAGCACATCGGTCTTCCGGTACTTGGCGGTGACGTTCTTGATGTATACCCGTTTTGGCTTACTCCCTTTTGCAAACTCCATCCCGAGATGCTCGTTTGAATATCTTGCACCCCGAATATGGGCATCATCGGTCTGGTAGTCGGAAAGATCCTTTCCTATCCCCCCCGGGATGCCGATCTCGTCAAGTGAATACTTACCGGCACGATAGTTCCTGATGATATCGGCCAGGTAGTCCCTGACGGACTCGTACTCTTCACCGTGGAGGATCATCTCCATCACCCGTTTCTGGACCGCCCGGGTGATCTGTGGTGAGTCACTCCGGCGGATCTCAAACCCTACGACATCGATCTCATCGGCCTCTTTACCCTCCTTCCAGACGAGGTGTCCGGCATACCGCTTCTTCTTCCCGGCCTGGAAGAACCGCCGGTAGATCTTCTCAAACTTGATGGAGAAGTAGTGGCGTTCCACTGCAAGCTCCTGCCGGGCGAACCCTGTATAGCTCCGGTTCACGGCCTCCTCGATGGTACGGGCCTTCCCGATGGTCTCTTCTAGGTTGCCGGGCGGGATGAGCACCATGCAGGAGTCGGTGTCGCCATAGATGACCCGGTAACCGAGCGCCTCGATGACCGACCGGGTATGCTCGATGATTGCTCGCCCCACCGAGGTGACTGCTGCACCGATCTCCCGGTCGTAGAGCCGGAAGCGCGTGTACCCGCTTACCCCGTAGTAGGTATTCATGATGACCTTGAGGACATTCTGCTGGAGGTCGTAGAGGATATACTCCGGGGAATTGAAGGGGAACTGGTTCCGCATCTTCTTCTTCTCCTCCCGTTCGACCAGGAGGTCGCTTATGATGCTCCGGGTGAGTCCGTCCGGCTCTTTCCTGAACCGGATGCCGTTGGGGGCCTTCAGCTCTCCACCCGGATCCTTCGTCTCCGGGGAGGCGTTGATGGTCATCATGGCCATTGGGTAGAGTGACTTCAGGTCAAGGACCACGACGTTCTCCCGGACCCCTCTGCTCGGCTCAAAGACCGTTGCCCCTTCAAACTCTTCGGAGGGGGCAAACCCTTTCGAGGGAAGGACGTAGCGCCCGAAGGCTTTCCGGAGGACAAAGACATCGATGACGCTCGATGAGTTCAGGGTCCTCTCGAGCGGGCAGCCAACGTACCGGGCGATCTCGCGGTAGAATTCGATGATCCTGTTTTTCTGGTTGATGGCCACGCAGAGCTCGACGTCCTTGAAGTTATACTCGACGAGGAGGCAGGGATCGTTCTTCCAGAGCTCGCTGATGGTGCCGGTATACCGGACCTTGGTCTCACCGATCTCTACTTCGGCCACGGCATCGAGGCGGTAGGACTCCTGCTGGGTGGCGTGCATCTTCCGGTATGCCGAGAGGAGATCGAAGACTGTTCTGCCGCGGAGCGCGTTTCGCTCAGTCATTCCTTCGAGCCGGGCGAGCGAGACGGGGTTCTGGCCCAGGACCTCCATCCGTTTGACCAGGTAGGGAAGGTCGAATTCCAGGAAGTTCCACCCAGAGAGGATATCTGGGTCACGCTCGCGGATGTATCCCGAGAAGGCCTCGAGCATGCTGCGCTCTGTCTGGAAGGTCCGTATATCGTGGGTCCCTGCGCAGAAGCACCCGTTTTCCAGCCCTTCCCTGGTTGAGAGAACACCAAGATCGCAGTGGTCCGTTCCCGGAGAAAAGATAAAACTTGTATAATCACCGGCGTACGAATCCCAGCAGGTGATGCAGATCACCGCATCGCGTGCCGGGTCGGGGAAGCCTCTCACGTCCTCGCACTCGATGTCAAGGATGCAGATCCGGGCCGGGCAGGAGACGTCTGCCGGCCGGACTTCTTCATACATGCAGACTTCGGATGGTGCAGAAACCCCCCCGGTCAGCGCGGTATCGATCATGAACCGCGTGGTGAACGGGATATCAGCCTCGTAGTGGTTGTAACGGTCGCGAATCTCCCGGACATCGGTAGGCTTTATGGTATAGAGCCTCCGGAGCATCTCGCCCCGGATGGAGCGGTAAGCTACCTCTTCCTCGACAGTGACCTGAGCCGGGTGGGCCCTGCCATCCACCTGCGCTGCCGGTGCATAGAAGTAGGGACGAAAGCCGGTGACCTGGAGGTGGTGGGCATTTCTATTCAAATCACGGCCGAAGATGTGGATGACCGGCCCTCCGGGGCCAACGGAATATTCCAACTGGTTGATATCAATGCTGACCGGCCCGGTCATTTCATGCTCCCTTGTCCTGGAGGCATCCTCCCTGTTTGTCATATTACGTTCAGATACCAAGCCGCGTGCAGAGGTCGGTCACAAACGCACCGGCTGCCTTGAATTTTTCCTGTTCCCATCCATCCAGATCCCATTCGGAGATACTGTGGATGCCGTTCCTGCCGACAGCTGCCGGAACCCCCAGGGAGCACCGGTCAAGCCCGTATTCGCCCTCCAGCACACATGAGCAGGGGAGAAGAGTCCGTTCATCACCGGATATGATCCTGATGAGATGTGCAATGTGCAGGGCGGGGCCAAACTCGGTCCCTCCCTTGCCACGGATAACCTCCATGCTTGCCTTCCGGAGGCTTTCCAGGATATCATCCCTGAGAGGTTCCGGGACGTCCTGCTCCAGCCGGGAGAAGACCGGCACCTGATGTTCGCCATGTTCACCTATCACCCAGGGGGTTCCGGAGATGCCCTGTTCCTGCAGCACCGTTCCGAACCGGGCACTGTCGATCTGCCCGCCAAACCCGATGCACTGCCGGGGTTCAAGTCCCGTGTTCCGGCAGAGGTAATAGTTATTTGCATCCATCGGGTTGGTCACGGTGATCAGCACTCCGGAAAAGCGGGTGAGAGCCCGGCTGCAGCTCGATGCCACCGGCAGGTTGACCGAGAGCAGGTCGGCCCGGGATTTCACTGCGGGATTCCGGGGAATTCCTGCGGCAAATACGCAGATGTCGGCTTCCGCAGTATCACGCCAGTCGGTGCTGATCGTGATATCCAGCCCGGTATGGATCAGGTCGAGCACCTGGGAGCGGAGGAGGGTTTCTGCGGTGTCAAAAAGCACCAGGTCATCGGCAAGGCCGAGGACCGAGGAGAGGAAGGCAACCTCTCCCCCAATCCTTCCCACTCCCAGCACTGCGAGCCTGGTCATAATCCTCAATATTGGGGAGGGTTGAAATATAATACAACCACTGGAGCAATCGACTGTGCTGCCGAAACTGCGACCCGGAACCGTGCATGTCGGAGGAGTAAACCTTGCCAACCACCTCATCCTTGCTGCAGGAATTCTCGGGACCACGGGAGCATCGCTTGCACGGATGCTGGAGAGCGGTGCAGGGGGGGCAGTCACCAAGTCCATTGGGCCGTATCCTTGTGCTGGCCATCCCGGCCCCTGCGTGGTCGAGGTGGATGCCGGGGTCCTGAATGCAATGGGCCTGCCCAATCCCTCTCATGAATTCGTCGATGAGATCGCTCCCCTGGCAGGAAAACCGGTCATCGCCAGTATCTATGGCGGCAGCCCTGCGGAGTTCCGGACGGTTGCCGGATGGTTTGCAGGGCAGGTTGCAGCGTTTGAGCTCAATGTGAGCTGCCCCCATGCCGCGGGCTACGGCGCAGCACTGGGTTCTGACCCCCGCATGGTCGAGAAATGTACCCGTGCTGTCAACGATATTGGTGTTCCGGTGTGGGTCAAGCTGACCCCCAATGTCACGGACATCGCCGCCTGCGGCCGGGCTGCCGAGCAGGGAGGGGCGAGCGCCATCGTGGCCATCAATACCCTGAAGGCCATGCGCATATCCCCGGAACTGCGGCGGCCGGTCCTCGGCAACCGGTTCGGGGGGCTCTCCGGGAAGGCGATCTTTCCCATCGCAGTCCGCTGCGTATACGAACTCTACGAAGCATGTTCAATTCCCATTATTGGGTGCGGGGGAATTTCCTCTGCGCGGGATGTGCTCGAGATGATGATGGCCGGTGCAGCAGCTGTGGAGATTGGAACCGCAGTAAAAGATGACCCCCGGATATTCGGAAAGATCGCGGCAGATCTCTATAGCCCTGACGGTGTCAGGGCAGACGACCTGGTGGGGTGCGCCCATGGGTGACAGGTGTGGCCGGGTACTTGAGATCAGGGAAGTCGTGAAAGAGTCCCCGTCCGTCCGGACCCTGTACTTCGGAGAGTCATTCTCATTCTGTCCAGGCCAGTTCGTCATGGTATGGGTTCCGGGCATCGATGAGGTGCCGATGGCACTCTCCTCTGCCCGCTCCATCACCGTCCAGGATGTCGGCGAGGCCACCGCAGCCCTCTGCGGGATGCGGCCCGGCGACCTGATCGGGATCCGCGGACCGTTCGGCAACGGGTTTCCTGAGGGAGACGGGATCCTTGCGATTGCCGGGGGAGTCGGCGCTGCCCCGCTCCGGCCACTGGTTGTGGAGGGCCGGGTTGATACGCTGCTGCTCGGTGCGCGGAACGCAGGCGAGCTCCTCTTCACGCGGGAGTTTTCCAGCGCCACCCGGCTGCTCACAGCAACCGATGACGGAACGGCAGGGCACCACGGGTTCGTGACCGATCTCCTGGCACGGGAAGATCCCCGGGCCTACGACCTGATCTGCATCTGTGGCCCCGAGAGGATGATGCACGCCATCCTGTGCGCTCTCGACCGCGCAGGAATAGCCGGCCGCGGGTTCTTCAGCCTCAACCGCTATATGAAGTGCGGTATAGGCCTGTGCGGGTCCTGTTGCATTGATCCCGACGGTCTCCGTGTCTGCCGTGATGGCCCGGTCTTCTCCGGGGATATCCTGCTCTGCTCGGAATTCGGTCGCTATTGTCGCGACTCGAGCGGCAGGAAAAAACCGGTCTGACCTGCTGCGAGCGTGAGGTATATATACAAACACTTTTTATAGCAGTTGGTAAAACAGGCCTGTTCTCCTTTTAAAAAAAGAAGAAAATGGGATTGGTTCTCTAAAAACAATTAGAAAGTTATTAATAACACCAGAAAAGATTTTAATTTTGACCCTATACGAGAAGTGAGTTTGGGGTTATTGGTTAAGGTAGACATTCGAGAGGTGTGAAAAAATGGTATTTCATCCCCCAGTGGCAATCGTCGCGAAGGCCGGCGATGCTGGGAAGTACAAGGTAGGGCTGCCAGCCTGGAACATGCTCCTTCGCGGGTTCATGGCCGGCGCGTACATCGCTATGGGAGGCGCCCTCGCTACTGTATGTAGTACCGGCATCATGGCGACCGATGCGGCACTCCGCTATGGCACTGCCAGTGCTGGTTTTAGCCAGCTCATCACGGGTGCTGTGTTCCCTGTTGGGCTTATTATCATCGTGCTCACCGGTGCAGAACTCTTCACTGGCGATGCGATGCTTGCCCCGATGGCTGCGTTCATCCATAAGGTCACCTGGGCTCAGGTCCTGAACCTCTGGGTATGGGTCTATATTGGAAACCTGATCGGTTCCATCGTATATGCGTACATCATGGCATACGGACCCCTGAGCTCCTGGGATGCGACCGGGGCGGTCACCGTCACGGCATTCGGAACACGTGCAATCGGTATTGCAGTGGCAAAGACGAGCTATGTCAGTATGGCCGGCCAGTGGTCGTGCTTCCTCAAAGCGATCGGTTGTAACTGGCTGGTCAACTTGGCCGTGCTGCTCGGTATCTGTGCTGACGACCTTATAGGCAAGTTCTTTGGGATCTGGTTCCCGATCATGTGTTTCGTTTCAACCGGGTTCGAGCACAGTGTCGC
It contains:
- a CDS encoding DNA polymerase, translated to MTNREDASRTREHEMTGPVSIDINQLEYSVGPGGPVIHIFGRDLNRNAHHLQVTGFRPYFYAPAAQVDGRAHPAQVTVEEEVAYRSIRGEMLRRLYTIKPTDVREIRDRYNHYEADIPFTTRFMIDTALTGGVSAPSEVCMYEEVRPADVSCPARICILDIECEDVRGFPDPARDAVICITCWDSYAGDYTSFIFSPGTDHCDLGVLSTREGLENGCFCAGTHDIRTFQTERSMLEAFSGYIRERDPDILSGWNFLEFDLPYLVKRMEVLGQNPVSLARLEGMTERNALRGRTVFDLLSAYRKMHATQQESYRLDAVAEVEIGETKVRYTGTISELWKNDPCLLVEYNFKDVELCVAINQKNRIIEFYREIARYVGCPLERTLNSSSVIDVFVLRKAFGRYVLPSKGFAPSEEFEGATVFEPSRGVRENVVVLDLKSLYPMAMMTINASPETKDPGGELKAPNGIRFRKEPDGLTRSIISDLLVEREEKKKMRNQFPFNSPEYILYDLQQNVLKVIMNTYYGVSGYTRFRLYDREIGAAVTSVGRAIIEHTRSVIEALGYRVIYGDTDSCMVLIPPGNLEETIGKARTIEEAVNRSYTGFARQELAVERHYFSIKFEKIYRRFFQAGKKKRYAGHLVWKEGKEADEIDVVGFEIRRSDSPQITRAVQKRVMEMILHGEEYESVRDYLADIIRNYRAGKYSLDEIGIPGGIGKDLSDYQTDDAHIRGARYSNEHLGMEFAKGSKPKRVYIKNVTAKYRKTDVLCFEYGDQVPPEFQVDWELMLEKTLRQPISRIIEALGWKWTDIDPSRTTLAQWGIG
- a CDS encoding cobyrinate a,c-diamide synthase, whose amino-acid sequence is MLPDRRKPAGIPRIMIAGTHSGCGKTTVSRGIMQALRRSGLVVQPFKVGPDFIDPTHHTAICGRISRNLDPFMMGEDGVAATFHAASAGADISVIEGVMGMYDGLEGTSMASTAHVMRILRTPALLVVDVRAMSRSAHAVIKGYRTFEPGINLAGVIFNCIGSPRHRAMIEEGLSIRALGFIPRIPELGMESRHLGLKMAFELEADPLPGNVVLEHCDVDGILEIARSAPFLPAAPARPRHIIPDVTIGVARDEAFCFCYHDNIECLERAGARIAFFSPLRDPLPEADGYYFCGGYPELHAATLERAPCRTAIRSAAEKGMPIYAECGGLMYLCKSMTVGETDFRMAGILPGSARMTAGIQALGYSEGQWTGGPAMAVPGLPIRGHEFHYSAVEPGRDARFAITLNRGTGIMEGRDGLTEFQAVGTYTHSYFSPEFSESLVSAARNR
- a CDS encoding lactate dehydrogenase; translated protein: MTRLAVLGVGRIGGEVAFLSSVLGLADDLVLFDTAETLLRSQVLDLIHTGLDITISTDWRDTAEADICVFAAGIPRNPAVKSRADLLSVNLPVASSCSRALTRFSGVLITVTNPMDANNYYLCRNTGLEPRQCIGFGGQIDSARFGTVLQEQGISGTPWVIGEHGEHQVPVFSRLEQDVPEPLRDDILESLRKASMEVIRGKGGTEFGPALHIAHLIRIISGDERTLLPCSCVLEGEYGLDRCSLGVPAAVGRNGIHSISEWDLDGWEQEKFKAAGAFVTDLCTRLGI
- a CDS encoding dihydroorotate dehydrogenase electron transfer subunit, whose product is MGDRCGRVLEIREVVKESPSVRTLYFGESFSFCPGQFVMVWVPGIDEVPMALSSARSITVQDVGEATAALCGMRPGDLIGIRGPFGNGFPEGDGILAIAGGVGAAPLRPLVVEGRVDTLLLGARNAGELLFTREFSSATRLLTATDDGTAGHHGFVTDLLAREDPRAYDLICICGPERMMHAILCALDRAGIAGRGFFSLNRYMKCGIGLCGSCCIDPDGLRVCRDGPVFSGDILLCSEFGRYCRDSSGRKKPV
- the ilvD gene encoding dihydroxy-acid dehydratase yields the protein MPVLRSDEVKKGYHRAPNRALLRALGITQGELERPFIGVANAWNDIVPGHIHLRALAGKVREGIAAGGGVPFEFGVIGVCDGIAMGHEGMRYSLPSRENIADSIELMAQAHRFDGLVLVGTCDKIVPGMLMAAARINIPSVVVTGGPMLPGYAEGQDLSLIDVFEGVGRVAGGSLDEKSLADLERCAMPGCGSCQGLYTANTMACMTEAMGMSLPGCAASPAVDADKLRIARLSGERVLSLVQENICPRDIITRDSLENAIRVDMALGGSTNTVLHLIAIANEAGVPLDLEAFNRIGSRIPHICHMQPAGPHSMAALHRSGGIPAVLKALERELSDTPTVSGESIRSIARSAPVPAPSIIQTIDSPISQAGGLRILRGSLAPGGAVIKSAAVSRDMWTHRGPAKVFDGEKEAMEAILSRHVREGDVVVIRYEGPRGGPGMPEMLSPTSALMGLGYTRVALVTDGRFSGGTRGPCIGHVTPEAAAGGPIGLVHDGDTIAIDLHERTLDVILPRAELERRRSFWTPKAKPISGVLARYAETVAQADRGAVLGRE
- a CDS encoding dihydroorotate dehydrogenase gives rise to the protein MPKLRPGTVHVGGVNLANHLILAAGILGTTGASLARMLESGAGGAVTKSIGPYPCAGHPGPCVVEVDAGVLNAMGLPNPSHEFVDEIAPLAGKPVIASIYGGSPAEFRTVAGWFAGQVAAFELNVSCPHAAGYGAALGSDPRMVEKCTRAVNDIGVPVWVKLTPNVTDIAACGRAAEQGGASAIVAINTLKAMRISPELRRPVLGNRFGGLSGKAIFPIAVRCVYELYEACSIPIIGCGGISSARDVLEMMMAGAAAVEIGTAVKDDPRIFGKIAADLYSPDGVRADDLVGCAHG
- a CDS encoding formate/nitrite transporter family protein; translation: MVFHPPVAIVAKAGDAGKYKVGLPAWNMLLRGFMAGAYIAMGGALATVCSTGIMATDAALRYGTASAGFSQLITGAVFPVGLIIIVLTGAELFTGDAMLAPMAAFIHKVTWAQVLNLWVWVYIGNLIGSIVYAYIMAYGPLSSWDATGAVTVTAFGTRAIGIAVAKTSYVSMAGQWSCFLKAIGCNWLVNLAVLLGICADDLIGKFFGIWFPIMCFVSTGFEHSVANMYFIPAGIMTQGFITDPTKINAGLTWVTFWTNNLINVTIGNIVGGMFFVGVIYWVAFRKEIAALK
- a CDS encoding RDD family protein, with the protein product MGENDLDYETLHLARWDTRFWAWLVDFILVSLVLNIFSNPFHFISGLFSWHYFDYFLRSLGFLVYWTAMEGVYGQSIGKMVLNIKVTDRAGKPVSFQKALVESLGKSFILPIDCLIGWLGMPGKKLRLFNRVSGTIVVKTDYREPAGIRYIRDKE